From the Flavobacterium galactosidilyticum genome, one window contains:
- a CDS encoding DUF1294 domain-containing protein has translation MIVLFYLFLFLNLIAFILIGYDKYLSKKHKSRISENTLLTFVLIGGTIGSGIAMLIFRHKTAKRRYLLRFWVLVLIQITLIFTLFYLNCFNNA, from the coding sequence ATGATTGTTTTATTCTACCTATTTCTGTTTTTAAATTTAATTGCCTTTATACTAATTGGCTATGATAAATATTTATCTAAAAAACATAAAAGCAGAATTTCCGAGAATACACTTTTAACTTTTGTTTTGATAGGTGGAACGATTGGTTCTGGAATAGCTATGCTTATTTTTAGACACAAAACTGCTAAAAGAAGGTATTTATTGAGGTTTTGGGTACTAGTTTTAATTCAAATTACCTTAATTTTTACGCTTTTCTATCTAAACTGTTTTAATAACGCATAG
- a CDS encoding class I SAM-dependent methyltransferase: protein MKDISKTIVGSILIIVMPKKAKQLSNKGMTIVVGLTLKERLMRHALLGKAKRNEDFETLSQFHQDFWTNRAEEYFSTRLFNNVLEDFFIPECSFLVELLKDKLDKEGRKFNMLVEIGTGEGTVLNHLSLKLPNVDRFIGIDLSVTQIEANKKVFSKNQKLEFVASDAFDWIKENRNEHIIILTSAGVLEYFVQSRLQDFFNELSVVGKVIFVAIEPVGVNHDFLRNPNSEIYGVENSFSHNYIKMFNDAGFSICHQSKVVLPKSDLYMDLILASN from the coding sequence TAATGCCTAAAAAAGCTAAGCAATTAAGTAATAAAGGAATGACAATTGTGGTAGGTTTAACGCTTAAAGAACGTTTAATGCGTCATGCTTTGTTAGGAAAAGCTAAAAGAAATGAAGATTTTGAAACACTATCTCAATTTCATCAAGATTTTTGGACAAATAGAGCTGAAGAATATTTTTCTACAAGATTATTTAATAATGTTTTAGAAGATTTTTTCATACCAGAATGTTCTTTTTTGGTAGAATTATTAAAAGATAAATTAGATAAAGAAGGTAGAAAATTTAATATGTTGGTTGAAATTGGAACAGGTGAAGGAACAGTGTTAAATCATCTAAGTTTAAAACTTCCTAATGTAGATAGATTTATTGGGATAGATTTGAGTGTTACTCAAATAGAGGCCAATAAAAAAGTATTTAGTAAAAATCAAAAACTAGAATTTGTTGCGTCAGACGCATTCGATTGGATTAAAGAGAACAGAAACGAGCATATCATAATTTTAACTTCGGCAGGTGTGTTAGAATATTTTGTTCAATCTAGATTGCAAGATTTTTTTAACGAATTAAGTGTTGTTGGAAAAGTAATTTTTGTAGCTATTGAGCCAGTAGGAGTGAATCACGATTTTTTAAGAAATCCAAATTCTGAGATTTACGGTGTTGAAAATTCCTTTTCACACAATTATATAAAAATGTTTAACGATGCTGGATTTAGTATATGTCATCAATCTAAAGTAGTCCTTCCAAAATCAGATTTGTATATGGATTTAATTTTAGCAAGTAACTAA